Proteins encoded by one window of Streptomyces sp. ALI-76-A:
- a CDS encoding aldo/keto reductase: protein MTTHTRTLGSTGPQVSALGLGCMGMSALYGEADRAESIATIHAALEAGVTLLDTGDFYGMGHNELLIGEALRTAPTARREQALISVKFGALRDPDGGWAGQDGRPAAVKNFAAYSLQRLGVDHIDVYRIARLDPAVPIEETVGAITELVDKGYVRHVGLSEVGAETIRRAAATAPIADLQIEYSLISRGIEAEILPATRELGIAVTAYGVLSRGLISGHFTSDRQLAADDFRAHSPRFQGENLQHNLNLVEALRRIAERKGASVAQTAIAWVLSRGEDIVPLVGARTRERLAESLGALEVTLDAADLAAIEEAVPADAAAGDRYPAEQMAHVER from the coding sequence ATGACGACGCACACCCGCACCCTCGGAAGCACCGGCCCCCAGGTCTCCGCCCTCGGCCTCGGCTGCATGGGCATGTCCGCGCTCTACGGCGAAGCGGACCGCGCCGAGTCGATCGCCACGATCCACGCCGCCCTGGAAGCGGGCGTGACCCTGCTCGACACCGGCGACTTCTACGGCATGGGCCACAACGAGCTGCTGATCGGCGAGGCCCTGCGCACCGCGCCCACCGCCCGGCGCGAACAGGCCCTGATCAGCGTCAAGTTCGGGGCGCTGCGCGACCCGGACGGCGGCTGGGCCGGACAGGACGGCCGCCCGGCCGCGGTGAAGAACTTCGCCGCGTACTCGCTCCAGCGTCTCGGCGTCGACCACATCGACGTCTACCGGATCGCCCGGCTCGACCCCGCCGTCCCGATCGAGGAGACGGTCGGCGCGATCACGGAACTCGTCGACAAGGGGTACGTCCGCCATGTCGGCCTCAGCGAGGTCGGCGCCGAGACCATCCGCCGGGCCGCCGCCACCGCCCCGATCGCGGACCTCCAGATCGAGTACTCGCTGATCTCCCGCGGCATCGAGGCCGAGATCCTGCCGGCCACCCGGGAACTGGGCATCGCCGTCACGGCGTACGGCGTCCTGTCCCGGGGGCTGATCTCCGGGCACTTCACCAGCGACCGGCAGCTCGCGGCCGACGACTTCCGGGCGCACTCGCCCCGCTTCCAGGGCGAGAACCTCCAGCACAACCTGAACCTGGTCGAGGCGCTGCGCCGGATCGCCGAGCGCAAGGGGGCCTCGGTCGCGCAGACCGCGATCGCCTGGGTGCTCTCGCGCGGCGAGGACATCGTGCCGCTCGTCGGCGCGCGGACCCGGGAGCGGCTGGCGGAGTCGCTGGGCGCGCTGGAGGTCACGCTGGACGCGGCCGATCTCGCGGCGATCGAGGAGGCCGTACCGGCCGACGCCGCCGCCGGCGACCGCTACCCGGCGGAGCAGATGGCGCACGTCGAACGCTGA
- a CDS encoding VOC family protein, producing the protein MSDEPAVRELRLVVTAADYDAALHFYRDVLGLPEEAAFSSADGRVTILDAGRATLELTDPNHAAFIDEVEVGRRVAGHIRVAFQVDDSVATTEKLAAAGAEVVAEPTRTPWNSLNSRLEAPGALQLTLFTELGDTP; encoded by the coding sequence ATGTCCGACGAACCCGCTGTCCGCGAGCTGCGCCTGGTCGTCACGGCGGCCGACTACGACGCGGCGCTGCACTTCTACCGCGACGTCCTCGGTCTGCCCGAGGAGGCCGCGTTCAGCTCCGCCGACGGACGGGTCACCATCCTCGACGCGGGCCGGGCCACCCTGGAACTGACCGATCCGAACCACGCCGCGTTCATCGACGAGGTCGAGGTCGGCCGGCGCGTGGCCGGGCACATCCGGGTCGCCTTCCAGGTCGACGACTCCGTCGCCACCACCGAGAAGCTGGCCGCCGCGGGAGCCGAGGTGGTCGCCGAGCCGACCCGCACCCCCTGGAACTCGCTCAACTCCCGGCTCGAGGCGCCGGGCGCCCTCCAGCTGACGCTCTTCACCGAGCTCGGCGACACCCCGTAG
- a CDS encoding LysE family translocator translates to MSIAFLLTTLVVCVTPGTGVVYTLAAGLSRGRRAGVVAAVGCTLAIVPHVLATVTGVAALLHASATAFQVLKYAGVVYLLHMAWAMVRDKGAIGGGRDAAPASARQVMVRAVLINLLNPKVTIFFLAFLPQFVDPARPHAVPRMLTLGGVFMLVTFVVFVAYGVLAASVRRHVTSRPRVMAWLRRGFAGSFLVMGAKLAFTAR, encoded by the coding sequence ATGAGCATCGCTTTCCTCCTCACCACCCTCGTCGTCTGTGTCACCCCCGGTACGGGTGTCGTCTACACCCTCGCCGCCGGGCTCTCCCGCGGCCGGCGGGCCGGCGTGGTCGCGGCCGTCGGGTGCACGCTCGCGATCGTGCCGCACGTGCTGGCGACCGTCACCGGGGTCGCCGCGCTCCTGCACGCGAGCGCCACCGCGTTCCAGGTCCTCAAGTACGCCGGTGTCGTGTACCTCCTCCACATGGCGTGGGCCATGGTCCGGGACAAGGGCGCGATCGGCGGCGGCCGGGACGCGGCGCCCGCCTCGGCGCGGCAGGTGATGGTCCGGGCCGTGCTGATCAACCTCCTCAACCCCAAGGTGACGATCTTCTTCCTGGCCTTCCTGCCCCAGTTCGTGGACCCGGCCCGCCCGCACGCCGTGCCGCGGATGCTGACCCTCGGCGGCGTCTTCATGCTGGTCACCTTCGTCGTCTTCGTCGCCTACGGGGTGCTCGCGGCCTCGGTGCGCCGGCACGTCACCTCACGACCGCGGGTCATGGCGTGGCTCCGGCGCGGTTTCGCGGGGTCGTTCCTGGTGATGGGGGCGAAGCTGGCCTTCACGGCGCGGTAG
- a CDS encoding cation-translocating P-type ATPase, with amino-acid sequence MSAGLLTRPSAVAADFVLAGPRLLARSAAPAVGVAAGAAAGTARAGVRGADFALRMARVARAAAPGGGTDWRAGTRAHLALRPRTTDAGGDREPGQEHAREAAPVAEAAAHGARSAAEPAASRSGHTERLARRVASALVEHPDVAFAYWDSGLGRLVVAAAEEAVSDEVMERAAALAERHGLVPVDVDDVEELTHPGDPASVRTATLALGADALGIAAAVAGSALRLPPSPRLVTATLTLLRENPRFRAWLRGRLGGPRMDVVLAAANAVVHGAGQTPTSLLLDGTLRGCQLTEALARTATFETVHDHLCAPGRDSVAADPALRPPLRTSPAQEYAAHASAGSVLGAVAALLVKHDIAEAAEAVLAGSPKAARYGPAAFHAVLSGALSAAGVLVRDPERLRQLEMATTVVLHPSALLTPGAGADPWTEAVLDAARRARLRVVVVDDPALADFTGLADQVVGADRPLREVVDGLRDEGGVLTVARPRPHDDLDVTAGLLRGDVAVALTDRDGQVVWGADVLAPHGLADVWRLLAAVPVARKVGTRSQTLARSGAALSGLLVAVGESRRGGHSLLPGLRHAPVDIAAAAALLSGLRSALGVALARAPHPRPRVAWHALDPDDVRDRLEREAPAEPSAVEQVTARVRTAADSVVRLPALAPARWSLQLAQAVRNELDDPLTPVLAVGSAASAILGSVVDALLVLGALDLNALVGGVQRLRAERALSGLLAQQKQQARVADDGEAVHVVDAARLSPGDVIDLKADDVVPADARLLWEDGLEVDESALTGESLPVDKATDPTPRAPVAERHCMVFEGTTVVAGRAQAVVVDTGDRTEAARAVALAARVPTAAGVQARLQELTRKAMPLTMAGGAAVTGLSLLRGTPIRQAVSGGVAVAVAAVPEGLPLVATVAQLAAARRLSSHGVLVRAPRTLEALGRMDTVCFDKTGTLTENRLRLVRVTDADGTVHTLDRSEAAGPLRDAARACPQLDGDTVRPAHATDEAVLDAAGPDPRWQQIEGRPFEAGRGYAAAVGRDADGSPVLVVKGAPETVLPACAGLPDHISDRSHALAGDGLRVLAVAGRPLGEGEQASDVLEEPLRDLEFTGLVALADVARETSPALVRGLREAGVRPVVLTGDHPQTARAIAADLGWPQDATVVTGDELAAADRSARSRMLRDADVVARVAPEQKLQVVEALRDAGRVVGMVGDGANDAAAIRAADIGVGINARGSAAARNAADLVVTGDDLSVLTEAVREGRALWHSVADAIAILIGGNAGEVGFGIVGTLLSGSAPLSTRQMLLVNLFTDLFPAMAVAVTPHQQAEEPAEEGPGEPLATSVLGAPLLRQIRHRALTTCLGATTAWLFGRFTPGTARRSTTMALCAVVGTQLAQTLADRRDSPLVRITSLGSAVALVALVETPGISQLFGCAPLGPLAWAGVALAITLALTGQRALPHVEEALRKRWPTLTTKLT; translated from the coding sequence ATGAGCGCAGGACTTCTCACCCGCCCGTCGGCCGTCGCCGCCGACTTCGTCCTCGCCGGTCCGCGGCTGCTCGCCCGGTCCGCGGCACCGGCGGTGGGCGTGGCCGCCGGAGCGGCGGCGGGAACGGCACGGGCCGGCGTCCGCGGCGCCGACTTCGCGCTGCGGATGGCCCGGGTCGCCCGCGCGGCGGCCCCGGGCGGCGGCACCGACTGGCGGGCCGGAACCCGCGCTCACCTGGCACTGCGCCCCCGGACGACGGACGCGGGCGGGGACCGGGAACCGGGGCAGGAGCACGCGCGGGAAGCGGCACCGGTCGCCGAGGCCGCCGCGCACGGCGCGCGATCCGCCGCCGAGCCCGCGGCGTCCCGGTCCGGCCACACCGAGCGCCTCGCCCGCCGGGTCGCCTCGGCCCTCGTCGAGCATCCGGACGTGGCGTTCGCCTACTGGGACAGCGGGCTGGGCCGGCTGGTCGTGGCGGCGGCCGAGGAGGCCGTCAGCGACGAGGTGATGGAGCGGGCGGCCGCACTCGCGGAGCGGCACGGGCTCGTCCCCGTGGACGTCGACGACGTCGAAGAACTCACCCACCCCGGCGACCCGGCCTCCGTACGGACCGCCACCCTCGCGCTCGGCGCCGACGCCCTGGGGATCGCCGCCGCCGTGGCCGGGTCCGCGCTGCGGCTGCCGCCCTCTCCCCGGCTGGTCACGGCCACGCTCACCCTGCTGCGGGAGAACCCCCGCTTCCGCGCCTGGCTGCGCGGCCGACTCGGCGGGCCCCGGATGGACGTGGTGCTGGCCGCCGCCAACGCGGTGGTGCACGGCGCCGGCCAGACCCCCACCTCACTGCTGCTCGACGGCACCCTGCGCGGCTGCCAGCTCACCGAGGCGCTGGCCCGGACGGCCACCTTCGAGACCGTGCACGACCACCTGTGCGCGCCGGGCCGGGACAGCGTCGCCGCCGACCCCGCGCTGCGGCCCCCGCTGCGGACCTCGCCCGCCCAGGAGTACGCCGCCCACGCCTCCGCCGGCAGCGTCCTGGGCGCCGTCGCGGCCCTGCTCGTCAAGCACGACATCGCCGAGGCCGCCGAGGCGGTGCTCGCCGGCTCGCCCAAGGCCGCCCGGTACGGGCCCGCCGCCTTCCACGCCGTGCTGAGCGGCGCCCTGTCCGCGGCGGGCGTCCTGGTGCGTGACCCGGAGCGGCTGCGGCAACTGGAGATGGCCACCACCGTCGTCCTGCACCCGAGCGCCCTGCTCACCCCCGGCGCCGGAGCCGACCCCTGGACCGAGGCCGTCCTGGACGCGGCACGGCGGGCCCGACTGCGGGTCGTGGTCGTGGACGACCCCGCGCTCGCCGACTTCACCGGCCTCGCCGACCAGGTCGTCGGCGCCGACCGGCCGTTGCGCGAGGTCGTCGACGGCCTGCGCGACGAGGGTGGCGTGCTCACCGTCGCCCGCCCCCGCCCGCACGACGACCTGGACGTCACCGCCGGGCTGCTGCGCGGTGACGTGGCCGTCGCCCTCACCGACCGGGACGGCCAGGTGGTGTGGGGCGCGGACGTGCTCGCCCCGCACGGCCTGGCCGACGTGTGGCGGCTGCTGGCCGCCGTCCCGGTGGCCCGCAAGGTCGGCACCCGGTCGCAGACCCTCGCCCGGTCCGGCGCCGCGCTGTCCGGGCTGCTGGTGGCCGTCGGCGAGTCCCGCCGGGGCGGCCACAGCCTGCTGCCCGGCCTGCGGCACGCGCCCGTCGACATCGCCGCCGCCGCGGCCCTGCTCTCCGGGCTGCGATCCGCCCTGGGCGTGGCGCTGGCCCGCGCCCCGCACCCCCGGCCCCGGGTGGCCTGGCACGCCCTGGACCCGGACGACGTCCGCGACCGGCTGGAGCGCGAGGCGCCCGCCGAGCCGTCGGCCGTCGAGCAGGTCACCGCCCGGGTCCGCACGGCCGCCGACTCCGTCGTACGCCTGCCCGCGCTGGCCCCGGCCCGCTGGTCGCTGCAACTGGCCCAGGCCGTACGCAACGAACTGGACGACCCGCTCACCCCGGTCCTGGCGGTCGGCTCGGCCGCGTCGGCGATCCTCGGGTCGGTCGTGGACGCCCTGCTGGTGCTCGGCGCCCTCGACCTGAACGCGCTGGTCGGCGGCGTCCAGCGGCTGCGGGCCGAGCGGGCGCTGTCCGGGCTGCTCGCCCAGCAGAAGCAACAGGCGCGGGTCGCGGACGACGGGGAGGCGGTCCATGTCGTGGACGCCGCCAGGCTCAGCCCCGGTGACGTCATCGACCTCAAGGCCGACGACGTGGTCCCCGCCGACGCCCGGCTGCTGTGGGAGGACGGCCTGGAGGTGGACGAGTCCGCGCTGACCGGCGAGTCCCTCCCGGTGGACAAGGCGACGGACCCGACCCCGCGCGCCCCCGTCGCCGAACGGCACTGCATGGTCTTCGAGGGGACGACCGTGGTGGCCGGCCGCGCCCAGGCGGTGGTCGTGGACACCGGTGACCGCACCGAGGCCGCCCGGGCCGTCGCCCTCGCCGCCCGGGTGCCGACGGCCGCCGGAGTACAGGCCCGGCTCCAGGAACTCACCCGCAAGGCCATGCCGTTGACCATGGCGGGCGGCGCCGCGGTGACCGGCCTGTCGCTGCTGCGGGGCACTCCGATCCGGCAGGCGGTGAGCGGCGGCGTGGCGGTCGCGGTGGCCGCCGTACCGGAAGGACTGCCGCTGGTGGCCACGGTGGCGCAGCTGGCCGCCGCCCGCCGGCTCAGCAGCCACGGTGTCCTGGTGCGCGCCCCGCGCACGCTGGAGGCGCTGGGCCGCATGGACACGGTCTGCTTCGACAAGACCGGCACCCTCACCGAGAACCGGCTGCGCCTGGTGCGGGTGACCGACGCGGACGGCACGGTCCACACCCTCGACAGGTCCGAGGCGGCCGGCCCGCTGCGGGACGCCGCCCGCGCCTGTCCCCAGCTCGACGGCGACACCGTCCGCCCGGCCCACGCCACCGACGAGGCCGTCCTGGACGCGGCCGGGCCCGACCCGCGGTGGCAGCAGATCGAGGGCCGGCCCTTCGAGGCCGGCCGCGGTTACGCCGCCGCCGTGGGACGGGACGCGGACGGCTCACCGGTCCTGGTGGTCAAGGGCGCGCCCGAGACCGTCCTGCCCGCCTGCGCCGGTCTGCCGGACCACATCTCCGACCGGTCCCACGCGCTGGCCGGCGACGGACTGCGGGTGCTCGCGGTGGCCGGGCGTCCCCTCGGCGAGGGCGAGCAGGCGTCGGACGTCCTCGAGGAGCCCTTGCGGGACCTGGAGTTCACCGGGCTCGTCGCCCTCGCCGACGTGGCGCGCGAGACGTCTCCGGCGCTGGTGCGGGGGCTGCGCGAGGCGGGCGTACGGCCGGTCGTGCTGACCGGCGACCACCCGCAGACCGCCCGGGCCATCGCCGCCGACCTGGGCTGGCCGCAGGACGCGACCGTGGTCACCGGCGACGAACTGGCCGCCGCCGACCGCTCGGCCCGCTCCCGGATGCTGCGGGACGCCGACGTGGTGGCCCGGGTCGCGCCCGAGCAGAAGCTCCAGGTCGTCGAGGCGCTGCGGGACGCCGGGCGGGTGGTCGGCATGGTCGGCGACGGCGCCAACGACGCGGCCGCGATCCGTGCCGCCGACATCGGCGTCGGCATCAACGCCCGCGGCTCGGCCGCCGCCCGCAACGCCGCGGACCTCGTCGTCACCGGGGACGACCTGTCGGTGCTGACCGAGGCGGTCCGCGAGGGACGCGCCCTGTGGCACAGCGTCGCCGACGCCATCGCCATCCTCATCGGCGGCAACGCGGGCGAGGTCGGTTTCGGCATCGTCGGCACCCTCCTGTCGGGCTCCGCGCCGCTGTCCACCCGGCAGATGCTCCTGGTGAACCTGTTCACGGACCTGTTCCCGGCGATGGCGGTCGCGGTGACCCCGCACCAACAGGCGGAGGAACCCGCCGAGGAAGGGCCGGGCGAGCCCCTCGCCACCTCGGTCCTGGGCGCCCCGCTCCTCCGGCAGATCCGGCACCGCGCCCTCACCACCTGCCTGGGCGCGACCACCGCCTGGCTGTTCGGCCGCTTCACCCCCGGCACGGCCCGCCGCTCCACGACCATGGCCCTGTGCGCGGTCGTCGGCACCCAGCTGGCCCAGACCCTGGCCGACCGCCGTGACAGCCCGCTGGTCCGCATCACGTCCCTGGGTTCGGCCGTCGCCCTGGTCGCCCTGGTGGAAACCCCGGGCATCAGCCAGCTCTTCGGCTGCGCACCGCTCGGCCCCCTGGCCTGGGCCGGAGTAGCCCTGGCGATCACCCTGGCCCTGACCGGCCAACGGGCCCTGCCCCACGTGGAGGAGGCCCTACGCAAACGCTGGCCGACCCTGACCACAAAACTGACCTGA
- a CDS encoding glycine--tRNA ligase, translated as MAADKIDTIVSLSKRRGFVFPCSEIYGGQRAAWDYGPLGVELKENLKRQWWRYMVTSREDVVGIDSSVILAPEVWVASGHVATFSDPLTECTSCHKRFRADHLEEAYEAKHKRLPENGLADLNCPNCGNKGTFTEPKQFSGLLSTHLGPTQDSGSVAYLRPETAQGIFTNFAQVQTTSRRKPPFGIAQMGKSFRNEITPGNFIFRTREFEQMEMEFFVKPGEDEQWQEYWMEQRWNWYTGLGLREENMRWFEHPKEKLSHYSKRTADIEYRFQFGGNEWGELEGVANRTDYDLGAHSKASGQDLSYYDQEAQERWTPYVIEPAAGVGRAMLAFLLDAYIEDEAPNAKGKLEKRTVLRLDHRLAPVKVAVLPLSRNPELSPKAKGLAQALRQNWNIDFDDAGAIGRRYRRQDEIGTPYCVTVDFDTLEDNAVTVRERDSMKQERVSLDQIEGYLAGRLVGC; from the coding sequence GTGGCCGCCGACAAGATCGACACCATCGTCAGCCTGAGCAAGCGCCGTGGCTTCGTATTCCCTTGCAGTGAGATCTACGGCGGACAGCGCGCCGCCTGGGACTACGGGCCGCTGGGTGTCGAGCTCAAGGAGAACCTCAAGCGCCAGTGGTGGCGCTACATGGTGACCTCCCGCGAGGACGTCGTCGGTATCGACTCGTCCGTGATCCTGGCGCCCGAGGTCTGGGTCGCCTCCGGTCACGTCGCCACCTTCTCGGACCCGCTCACCGAGTGCACCTCCTGTCACAAGCGGTTCCGCGCGGACCACCTGGAGGAGGCCTACGAGGCCAAGCACAAGCGCCTCCCGGAGAACGGCCTGGCGGACCTCAACTGCCCCAACTGCGGGAACAAGGGCACCTTCACGGAGCCCAAGCAGTTCTCCGGCCTGCTCTCCACCCACCTCGGCCCGACCCAGGACAGCGGCTCCGTCGCCTACCTGCGGCCCGAGACCGCGCAGGGCATCTTCACCAACTTCGCCCAGGTGCAGACCACTTCGCGCCGCAAGCCGCCGTTCGGCATCGCGCAGATGGGCAAGTCCTTCCGCAACGAGATCACGCCCGGCAACTTCATCTTCCGGACCCGCGAGTTCGAGCAGATGGAGATGGAGTTCTTCGTCAAGCCGGGCGAGGACGAGCAGTGGCAGGAGTACTGGATGGAGCAGCGCTGGAACTGGTACACCGGTCTCGGCCTGCGCGAGGAGAACATGCGGTGGTTCGAGCACCCGAAGGAGAAGCTCTCCCACTACTCCAAGCGCACCGCTGACATCGAGTACCGCTTCCAGTTCGGCGGCAACGAGTGGGGCGAGCTGGAGGGCGTCGCCAACCGCACCGACTACGACCTCGGCGCGCACTCCAAGGCCTCCGGCCAGGACCTCTCCTACTACGACCAGGAGGCCCAGGAGCGCTGGACGCCGTACGTCATCGAGCCCGCGGCCGGTGTCGGCCGCGCGATGCTGGCGTTCCTGCTCGACGCCTACATCGAGGACGAGGCGCCCAACGCCAAGGGCAAGCTGGAGAAGCGCACGGTGCTGCGCCTCGACCACCGCCTGGCCCCGGTGAAGGTCGCCGTCCTGCCGCTGTCCCGCAACCCGGAGCTGTCGCCCAAGGCCAAGGGCCTCGCCCAGGCGCTGCGGCAGAACTGGAACATCGACTTCGACGACGCCGGCGCGATCGGCCGCCGTTACCGCCGCCAGGACGAGATCGGCACGCCGTACTGCGTGACGGTCGACTTCGACACCCTGGAGGACAACGCGGTCACCGTGCGCGAGCGGGACTCGATGAAGCAGGAGCGGGTGTCCCTCGACCAGATCGAGGGCTACCTGGCCGGGCGCCTCGTCGGCTGCTAG
- a CDS encoding TetR family transcriptional regulator produces the protein MPPTSEILTAERILEATEEVLRRHGPAKATVVDVARALGVSHGSVYRHFRTKAALREAVTKRWLDRTSEALAGIAADEARDPDTRLRDWFAALFEAKRRKAGDDPELFATYMVLTGEAGAAVGEHITDLTAQLARIVQAGVDTGAFTVTDPAVTARALFDATCRFHDPCHAREWEQPGAQGDFTALVELVVRGLRP, from the coding sequence ATGCCACCGACCAGCGAGATCCTGACCGCCGAGCGCATCCTCGAAGCCACCGAGGAGGTGCTGCGCCGCCACGGCCCGGCCAAGGCGACCGTGGTGGACGTGGCCCGCGCGCTCGGCGTCAGCCACGGCTCCGTCTACCGGCACTTCCGGACGAAGGCGGCGCTGCGGGAGGCGGTGACGAAGCGGTGGCTGGACCGCACCTCCGAGGCGCTGGCCGGGATCGCCGCCGACGAGGCCCGCGACCCCGACACCCGCCTCCGGGACTGGTTCGCCGCCCTGTTCGAGGCCAAGCGGCGCAAGGCCGGCGACGACCCCGAGCTGTTCGCCACGTACATGGTGCTGACCGGCGAGGCCGGTGCGGCCGTCGGCGAGCACATCACCGACCTGACCGCCCAGCTGGCCCGGATCGTCCAGGCGGGCGTCGACACCGGGGCCTTCACGGTGACCGACCCGGCGGTGACGGCCCGCGCGCTGTTCGACGCGACCTGCCGCTTCCACGACCCCTGCCACGCCCGCGAGTGGGAACAGCCGGGCGCGCAGGGGGACTTCACGGCGCTGGTGGAGCTGGTGGTGCGGGGACTGCGGCCCTAG
- a CDS encoding metal ABC transporter substrate-binding protein yields MNVRRHHISGIAVAAATVLGLGTLSACSSDSEAAGNTDKFDVVASFYPMAFLAEQIGGEHVNVTSLTEPGQEPHDLEISAQQTARLQESDAVLYLKDLQPAVDKAVAQADVKNKIDAATLTELEDHGSVEHEHEGEEAGAEEPAEEEHALDPHIWLDPVKYSEVAEGVAQAFQKADPDHAADYEKNAAALTKKLGDLDQRFATGLKNTDSKVFFTNHAAFTYLAERYGLTQEAISGLDPESEPSPARIRELQTEAKADGVTTVFYETLVSDKTAKTLAQDAGLRTDVLDPLEGITEKSKGDDYFQVMESNLTALKSALGAK; encoded by the coding sequence ATGAACGTACGACGACACCACATATCCGGCATCGCGGTCGCGGCGGCCACCGTCCTCGGCCTCGGTACCCTCTCCGCCTGCTCCAGCGACAGCGAGGCGGCGGGCAACACGGACAAGTTCGACGTCGTCGCCTCGTTCTACCCGATGGCCTTCCTCGCCGAGCAGATCGGCGGCGAGCACGTGAACGTCACCAGTCTCACCGAGCCCGGCCAGGAGCCGCACGACCTGGAGATCAGCGCCCAGCAGACCGCGCGGCTCCAGGAGTCGGACGCGGTGCTCTACCTCAAGGACCTCCAGCCCGCCGTCGACAAGGCGGTCGCGCAGGCCGACGTCAAGAACAAGATCGACGCGGCCACGCTGACCGAGCTCGAGGACCACGGCTCCGTGGAGCACGAGCACGAGGGCGAGGAAGCCGGCGCCGAGGAGCCCGCCGAGGAGGAGCACGCCCTCGACCCGCACATCTGGCTCGACCCGGTGAAGTACTCCGAGGTCGCCGAGGGCGTCGCCCAAGCCTTCCAGAAGGCCGACCCGGACCACGCGGCGGACTACGAGAAGAACGCCGCCGCGCTGACCAAGAAGCTCGGCGACCTGGACCAGCGGTTCGCGACCGGCCTGAAGAACACCGACAGCAAGGTCTTCTTCACCAACCACGCCGCCTTCACCTACCTCGCCGAGCGCTACGGCCTGACCCAGGAGGCCATCTCCGGTCTCGACCCGGAGAGCGAGCCCAGCCCCGCCCGGATCAGGGAACTCCAGACGGAGGCCAAGGCCGACGGCGTCACCACCGTCTTCTACGAGACACTGGTGTCCGACAAGACCGCGAAGACCCTGGCCCAGGACGCGGGACTGAGGACGGACGTCCTCGACCCGCTCGAAGGCATCACCGAGAAGTCCAAGGGCGACGACTACTTCCAGGTCATGGAGTCCAACCTCACGGCGCTGAAGTCCGCTCTCGGCGCCAAGTGA
- a CDS encoding metal ABC transporter ATP-binding protein: MTPTEDLVSEPVISLRGVRAELGSRPVLRGIDLAVGHGEVVALLGANGSGKSTAVRTLIGQVPVSAGEVELFGIPRRRFRDWARVGYVPQRTTAAGGVPATVTEIVASGRLSRARFGMLRKADHEAVRRALDLVGMTDRAKDSVDALSGGQHQRVLIARALAADPDLLIMDEPMAGVDLASQEVLARTLRDQVAAGTTVLLVLHELGPLEPLIDRAVVLRDGCVTHDGPPPRALGQHALPGHDHVHPHAAHDAEPIRTGLLS, encoded by the coding sequence GTGACCCCTACGGAGGACCTCGTGAGCGAGCCCGTCATATCCCTGCGCGGCGTCCGCGCCGAGCTGGGCTCGCGGCCCGTCCTGCGCGGCATCGACCTGGCCGTGGGCCACGGCGAGGTCGTCGCGCTGCTCGGCGCCAACGGCTCCGGCAAGTCGACCGCCGTCCGCACCCTCATCGGCCAGGTGCCGGTGAGCGCGGGTGAGGTCGAGCTGTTCGGCATCCCGCGCCGCCGTTTCCGCGACTGGGCGCGCGTGGGCTACGTACCGCAGCGCACCACCGCCGCCGGCGGCGTGCCCGCGACGGTCACCGAGATCGTCGCCTCCGGCCGCCTGTCCCGCGCCCGCTTCGGCATGCTGCGCAAGGCCGACCACGAGGCCGTACGCCGTGCCCTGGACCTGGTCGGGATGACCGACCGCGCGAAGGACTCCGTCGACGCCCTGTCCGGCGGCCAGCACCAGCGCGTGCTGATCGCCCGCGCCCTCGCCGCCGACCCCGATCTGCTGATCATGGACGAGCCGATGGCGGGTGTGGACCTGGCCAGCCAGGAGGTGCTGGCGCGGACGCTCCGGGACCAGGTGGCGGCCGGCACGACGGTGCTGCTCGTGCTGCACGAACTGGGCCCCCTGGAGCCCCTGATCGACCGGGCGGTCGTCCTGCGCGACGGCTGCGTCACGCACGACGGCCCGCCCCCGCGGGCGCTCGGCCAGCACGCGCTGCCCGGCCACGACCACGTACACCCGCACGCGGCTCACGACGCCGAACCGATCCGGACGGGACTGCTGAGCTGA